The following proteins come from a genomic window of Anopheles ziemanni chromosome 3, idAnoZiCoDA_A2_x.2, whole genome shotgun sequence:
- the LOC131284124 gene encoding probable zinc transporter protein DDB_G0282067: MVRKTTVCLLLVVVIGCVVLLADARPSGKEWKHGGGKDHHSESHSSHGEKGEKGYKKKEEHDEGKKGHHDKEGHKKEYHDEGGHKKKHHDEGGYHHESKKGEKGEKGHKFEESGHFKKGHSTKGHHEIHKKDEFKKEKKFFDEDHDEGFDEKHGGFHEEHGYKKGGAEKGGHKKAGHHHDHYGKKGHKKKGSHHHDHKGHKEEHGHDKHWSHKEDFGKKGGHDHHKKWGHKKGGH, from the coding sequence ATGGTGCGAAAAACGACAGTTTGCctgttgctggtggtggtgatcgGGTGTGTGGTGCTGTTGGCGGATGCAAGGCCCAGCGGCAAGGAGTGGAAGCACGGCGGTGGCAAGGATCACCACTCGGAGTCGCACTCGTCGCACGGTGAGAAGGGCGAGAAGGGCTACAAGAAGAAGGAGGAGCACGACGAGGGCAAGAAGGGCCACCACGACAAGGAGGGCCACAAGAAGGAGTACCACGACGAGGGAGGGCACAAGAAGAAGCACCACGACGAGGGCGGCTACCATCACGAGAGCAAGAAGGGCGAGAAGGGCGAGAAGGGGCACAAGTTCGAGGAGAGCGGCCACTTCAAGAAGGGCCACTCGACCAAGGGCCACCACGAGATCCACAAGAAGGACGAGTtcaagaaggagaagaagttCTTCGACGAGGACCACGACGAAGGGTTCGACGAGAAGCACGGCGGGTTCCACGAGGAGCACGGCTACAAGAAGGGTGGCGCGGAGAAGGGCGGTCACAAGAAGGCGGGCCACCACCATGACCACTACGGCAAGAAGGGCCACAAGAAGAAGGGCTCGCACCACCACGACCACAAGGGCCACAAGGAGGAGCATGGCCACGACAAGCACTGGAGCCACAAGGAGGACTTTGGCAAGAAGGGCGGCCACGATCACCACAAGAAGTGGGGCCACAAGAAGGGCGGTCACTAG
- the LOC131287893 gene encoding uncharacterized protein LOC131287893, translated as MFGRLQLLTLVVASALVQHSGAYYSGPFLFWGLDDLKDVQTSALAGLDDKALRDLYANAAAVVVFLRNGTTKLSEDNFPTFKRIVEQYAFVYSPQQMLSSNPLDYNVNAEIINLVGSPTQQDVELSALFRDSTENYGERKVLGILANQWEEPRVMHKREAKGGDDYSSTSTTPGSPTDEPEIADSIYNVPGKAILYITAPPVLKMLNDSDEGETIHVLDKHTLSTYDARERESKLIVTFKGDDFNKLTLKFRFDMDAGYWSMSKVDVFVMDTKSKDGSKTLDTTLELEGKYAPYAPLGASYSCARQLVFRNGSTILTLENIQVQPALEGKTKFDSAWDCVGFTTAPILSGIFVTSFMLIGLTVAILAILDIKPPNRFESRTGKQLTFTVQE; from the exons ATGTTCGGCCGATTGCAACTACTGACGCTGGTGGTGGCCAGCGCTCTCGTGCAGCACTCCGGTGCGTACTACAGTGGTCCGTTTCTATTCTGGGGCTTGGATGACCTAAAGGACGTGCAAACGTCCGCCCTGGCCGGGCTGGACGATAAGGCGCTGCGGGATCTGTACGCGAATGCGGCCGCCGTCGTGGTGTTCCTGCGGAACGGCACCACGAAGCTGTCGGAGGACAATTTCCCGACGTTCAAGCGGATCGTCGAGCAGTACGCATTCGTCTACAGCCCGCAGCAAATGCTCAGCTCCAATCCACTCGACTATAATGTAAATGCTGAG ATAATCAACCTCGTCGGATCGCCAACGCAGCAGGATGTGGAACTGTCCGCGCTGTTCCGCGACTCGACCGAAAACTATGGCGAACGGAAGGTGCTGGGCATTCTGGCCAACCAATGGGAGGAACCACGCGTGATGCACAAGCGTGAAGCGAAGGGTGGCGACGACTATTCGTCGACCAGCACCACACCGGGAAGCCCCACGGATGAGCCGGAAATTGCCGACTCCATCTATAACGTGCCGGGCAAGGCGATTCTGTACATTACCGCACCGCCGGTACTGAAGATGCTGAACGATTCCGACGAGGGCGAAACGATACACGTCCTCGACAAGCATACCCTTTCGACGTACGATGCCCGCGAGCGAGAAAGCAAGCTTATCGTCACCTTTAAGGGGGACGATTTCAACAAG cTCACGCTCAAGTTCCGCTTCGACATGGATGCCGGCTACTGGTCGATGTCGAAGGTGGACGTATTCGTGATGGACACCAAGAGCAAGGACGGCTCGAAGACCCTCGATACGACCCTCGAGCTGGAGGGAAAGTACGCTCCGTACGCTCCGCTCGGTGCATCGTACTCGTGCGCCCGCCAGCTCGTTTTCCGCAACGGCTCTACCATCCTGACGCTGGAGAACATTCAG GTCCAACCGGCACTGGAGGGCAAGACCAAGTTCGATAGCGCCTGGGACTGCGTCGGGTTCACCACGGCCCCGATTCTGTCCGGCATCTTCGTCACCAGCTTCATGCTGATCGGGCTGACGGTTGCAATCCTGGCGATACTGGACATCAAGCCGCCGAACCGGTTCGAGTCCCGCACCGGAAAGCAGCTGACATTCACGGTCCAGGAGTAG